A region from the Peromyscus maniculatus bairdii isolate BWxNUB_F1_BW_parent chromosome 5, HU_Pman_BW_mat_3.1, whole genome shotgun sequence genome encodes:
- the LOC102910614 gene encoding prolactin-8A9-like isoform X1: MDLRLSQLHSSGTLMLLVVLNLLLWEKAASIPECHTEVWSCWEPLVETFNSAINLAQIIRNLVGQIQQEFFHNEFSSRPFATILAQLMRSNQTVYRAKTHCHANIMNPQVHGTEQINTKKYLKMMINYVGAWSSPLFHLALELSAMPAVPETILSKANEIEKNNKELLDDLRWILTEAYPTAKIKENFPTWEHLPFIKSNNNDDKFLAMFNLCFCLRNNIFHTVNHLKTLKCRITGKDC; encoded by the exons ATGGATCTGCGTTTGAGCCAACTTCACAGCT CAGGGACACTCATGCTGCTGGTGGTGTTGAACCTGCTCCTGTGGGAGAAAGCTGCATCAATTCCCGAGTGTCACACCGAAGTTTGGAGCTGCTGGGAGCCCCTTGTGGAAACGTTTAACAGTGCCATCAACCTAGCTCAAATCATCCGTAATCTTGTTGGGCAAATCCAGCAAGAATTT TTCCACAATGAATTCTCTTCCAGACCATTTGCGACTATA ctTGCACAATTGATGAGGAGTAATCAGACTGTTTACAGGGCAAAAACACACTGCCACGCTAATATCATGAACCCTCAAGTTCATGGAACTGAACAAATAAAT accaaaaaatatttaaaaatgatgatCAATTATGTGGGTGCCTGGAGCAGCCCTCTATTCCATCTAGCGCTTGAATTGAGTGCCATGCCAGCTGTCCCTGAAACTATCCTTTCAAAAGCCAATGAGATtgaaaagaacaacaaagaacTCCTGGATGACCTTAGGTGGATACTCACCGAG gCCTATCCTACagcaaagataaaggaaaatttcCCCACCTGGGAACATCTTCCATTCATAAAATCAAATAACAACGATGATAAATTTCTGGCGATGTTTAACCTTTGCTTCTGCCTACGCAATAATATATTCCACACTGTAAATCATCTCAAAACATTGAAGTGTCGAATAACTGGGAAAGATTGCTAA
- the LOC102910614 gene encoding prolactin-8A9-like isoform X2, with amino-acid sequence MDLRLSQLHSWTLMLLVVLNLLLWEKAASIPECHTEVWSCWEPLVETFNSAINLAQIIRNLVGQIQQEFFHNEFSSRPFATILAQLMRSNQTVYRAKTHCHANIMNPQVHGTEQINTKKYLKMMINYVGAWSSPLFHLALELSAMPAVPETILSKANEIEKNNKELLDDLRWILTEAYPTAKIKENFPTWEHLPFIKSNNNDDKFLAMFNLCFCLRNNIFHTVNHLKTLKCRITGKDC; translated from the exons ATGGATCTGCGTTTGAGCCAACTTCACAGCT GGACACTCATGCTGCTGGTGGTGTTGAACCTGCTCCTGTGGGAGAAAGCTGCATCAATTCCCGAGTGTCACACCGAAGTTTGGAGCTGCTGGGAGCCCCTTGTGGAAACGTTTAACAGTGCCATCAACCTAGCTCAAATCATCCGTAATCTTGTTGGGCAAATCCAGCAAGAATTT TTCCACAATGAATTCTCTTCCAGACCATTTGCGACTATA ctTGCACAATTGATGAGGAGTAATCAGACTGTTTACAGGGCAAAAACACACTGCCACGCTAATATCATGAACCCTCAAGTTCATGGAACTGAACAAATAAAT accaaaaaatatttaaaaatgatgatCAATTATGTGGGTGCCTGGAGCAGCCCTCTATTCCATCTAGCGCTTGAATTGAGTGCCATGCCAGCTGTCCCTGAAACTATCCTTTCAAAAGCCAATGAGATtgaaaagaacaacaaagaacTCCTGGATGACCTTAGGTGGATACTCACCGAG gCCTATCCTACagcaaagataaaggaaaatttcCCCACCTGGGAACATCTTCCATTCATAAAATCAAATAACAACGATGATAAATTTCTGGCGATGTTTAACCTTTGCTTCTGCCTACGCAATAATATATTCCACACTGTAAATCATCTCAAAACATTGAAGTGTCGAATAACTGGGAAAGATTGCTAA